The sequence ATGTCGAGGTGGGCATGGGAAATAGATTCCAAGCATTGAGAGATAGAGGCAAGAATTAATAGCGCTGGCGATGGAGGCTCACAAGAGATAGGGATAAGTCATGTGGATACGCCTTCACGCCCTCTTCGCCGCTTCATGCCTTGCCTCCTCCTGCCGCATCTATGAGGGAGGTGGGGAGCCAGGTGTTCGGCTTAGGGTGGGTGAGTCAGCTGGAATCGTTGAACGAAATGTCACCTTGGTTTCACTCGGGAAATCCTCTGCTAGGGTGAAGATCGACTCAGGCCGTACAGCCCAGGTGCTGACCCTCGGTCATTACGAGCAGCTTGATTTCACTAGAGGCCTCGTGCTTCACGAATCGGATCCCGGAAAACAAACGGCCAGAATCACCGGATTTCGCATAAAACGGACACTCAACCCGTATCAGCCGTTCTGAAAAACGCCTAGGGAATCGCGAATCAGCTTTTCCGTGCTCCAGTCGAAGTTTTTACAGGCGGCGGAGACGCCACCCGTGACCCAAGGCGCGGGGACGCGCCTACTCCATTGACGCTGGCGCAGGCTTGTTCCACGGTGCGGCATGGCGTGGGATTTCAACAAGGTGGCAATCGTTGGATCGGGCGCGATCGGCCTGTATTATGGCGGCAGGCTGGCGGAGGCGGGAGGGGATGTGAGCTTCCTGGCGAGATCGGATTTCGATGAAATTTCCGGGAATGGCATACGGGCGGAGAGCGTTGCCGGGGGCTTCCATCTACCGGAGGCCAAGGTCTTCCGCAGCGCGGAGGAGACCGGTGCGGTGGATCTGGTGATCGTTGCCTGGAAGGCGACTGCGAACGGTTCGCTTGGCGCGGTGCTGCCGCCTCTTCTTCATGCCGGCACGCAGGTGCTGACCTTGCAGAACGGTTTGGGGAACTGCGAAAGCGTCGCGGAAATCGTGGGGGCGGAGCGTGTCTGCGGAGGGCTGTGCTTCGTGTGCATCAATCGTATCGCCCCCGGAACGGTATCGCACACCTCGGGAGGGAGGCTGACCATCGGGGAGTTCGCACCGGGCGTCCCGGGAAGGGCGGAGATCTTGGCGGCGCGTTTCCGGGAAGCGAAGATCCCCGCAGCCGCAACGGAAAACCTGTTGGTCGCCCAGTGGGAAAAGCTGATCTGGAACGTGCCTTTCAACGGCCTTTCGGTCGCCGAAGGCGGCAAGGACACGAAGGAGCTTCTCGCAGATCCCCGCATCGAGGCCGAGATCCGCCGCCTCATGGAAGAGGTTGTCGCCGCCGCGCGAGCCCAGGGGATTTCGCTCGATCAGGCCTTGGTTGATAAGAACATCGAGCGCACCCGCCCGATGGATGCCTACCGCCCTTCTACGATGATTGATTTCCTGGAAGGCCGCGAACTTGAACTCGGGCCGATCTGGGAGGAACCGATGCGGCGCGCGAAGGCGGCCGGGGTGGAGATGGCTGCGCTGGAAAAGCTGCTCCTACGTATGAAAAGGCGTTTGGCGGAACGGGGCTGACAACTTGGTTTCTCTGCCTTTCACGCTTGCGGGCAGTGTCCCACCACCCCTTCGCCGGACCTATCGTCCCGCCCTCAAACAGTTTTGCCAGGGGCGAGGTCTTGCGGCGGCCCCCACGTGAGATCATCACGATTTTGCTGTGGCCCAAGGAAACGAGCTCCGGACAGCAGTTCGTAGCGCGGGTGTTTTCCTGGGGCTCGTGCTGGCGATGGCTACGTTCATGCTGTGCCCGAACAGCCCGAGCACCGCGAAGGGTTGCGCCGCGAACCACGACAGGACAGGCCGCGAACCCGCTTGCACCACCCAGGCATCCGGTTCGCAATTCATCGCACTGCCGGTGATTCCTTGTACCATGAGATCGATGTGTTAGGAACACCATCGGACATCCCCGAACCCTCTGTCGCCCTCCTCGGAGGACTTGGTGCAATGCTTCTGCTCCGCCGCAGAAGGTTCTGATTTTCATTCATGGCCATTAGTTCTCATATTCGCCCTGGCCGTTGATCCGGATCAGGGCGTTTTGATGTCGCCGCCGAAGGTGAGGCGGAGGGGAAGCCCACTGCGCCGGAAGTCAGGATTTCCTAAGGCGGCGCTCCGGCTGGAACTGCCACTCTGCCGCCCTGTTGCTTCTACTGTTCCTGCTGTCGGCGCATCTGCTCCTGCTGCTGGCGGGCACGCTCTTGCTGCTCCTGCTGCTGGCGTTGCATTTCCTCCTGCTGCTGGCGGGCGCGTTCTTGCTGCTCCTGCTGCTGGCGTTGCATTTCCTCCTGCTGCTGGCGGGCGCGTTCTTGCTGCTCCTGCTGCTGGCGTTGCATTTCCTCCTGCTGCTGGCGGGCGCGCTCTTGCTGCTCCTGCTGGCGCTGCATTTCCTCCTGCTGCTGGCGGGCGCGCTCTTGCTGCTCCTGCTGGCGCTGCATTTCCTCCTGCTGCTGGCGGGCGCGTTCTTGTTGCTCCTGCTGGCGCTGCATTTCCTCCTGCTGCTGGCGGGCACGCTCTTGCTGCTCCTGCTGGCGCTGCATTTCCTCCTGCTGCTGGCGGGCGCGTTCTTGCTGCTCCTGCTGCTGGCGCTGCATTTCCTCCTGCTGCTGGCGGGCACGCTCTTGCTGCTCCTGCTGCTGGCGTTGCATTTCCTCCTGCTGCTGGCGGGCGCGCTCTTGCTGCTCCTGCTGGCGCTGCATTTCCTCCTGCTGCTGGCGGGCGCGTTCTTGCTGCTCCTGCTGGCGCTGCATTTCCTCCTGCTGCTGGCGGGCGCGCTCTTGCTGCTCATTCGCTTGCTCCTCTTGCGCACCGCGACGGGTTTGTTGCTGGCGGCTGCCGGGGGGAGCCTCCTCTTTCGGCATTCCTTCCGCCTGCTTCCGAAGCTCCTCTGCCTGCTCGCGCTGGCGAGCCTGGGCTTCTTCGATCTGGCGGCGCGCTTCCTCAGCCTGTGCCTTGCGCTGCTCAAGGGCTTCCTGAATTTTTCTCAGCTCCTGCTGGCGGGCTGTTTCCCCTGCCGGTTCGGCGGGTTCCTCCATCTGCTGGTTCCCAGCCTCCTTCCTGGTGCGCGCCGCCTCCTCGGCAGCGGCCTGTGCCGCCCGACGTTCCTCCTCGAGCTTGGCTTTGCGCTGCTCGATCATTTCCTGAAGCTTGCGGCGCCTATCGTCCTGCGGAGTCCCTGGCTTAACGGGCTCCGGTGCCGGGGCGGCCTCTGGTTGTATGGGAGCCGGAGCGGGCGGAACCACTTCCGGAACCACCGGGGTGGGCTCAGGCTCCGGGGCTTCCGGACGCATTCCGGGACGCTCCGGACGCTCCGGCCTGCCGGGGGCTTCCGAAGGGACAATGCCCGGAGGAACCTCCGGAACTTGAGGCGTGGGAGTCACGCCGGGAGGGAGAACGGGTTCCCCCGGATCTCCCGGTGTTGCTGGCTCCGGCGAAATCGGGATCCCCGCAGGCGGCGTACCATCCGGCTGCGGCTCCACAGGTGTGCCGGGGAGCACTGGAATTGGCACACTGCCATCCGGGCGACCGGGGCGTCCCGGACGATCCGGACGGACATTCGGCCTTTCAGGGATGACAGCGACCGGCGGCTCCTGGGGCGCGCCGGGACTTGCTTCGTTCGCGTTTCTTCCCGCCTCCTCACGGCCTCTCTCCAAGCGTTCCCGGCGCTCACTCTCGAATCTTTCGCGCCCGCCGGCATCCGCCACGATACGCTCTGCATCCCTGCTCTCCTCCCTGCGGTGCTCGGAAAACTCCCTGCGCACATCCTCCGGCAGCTCGCGCGACCGCTCCACGGAGACACGCCCGAGATCCCTGCTCACCCTTTGCGGGCTGAGCGCCTGGTTCCAGTCCGCATCCATGCGCGGGGCGACGACACGCAGATCCCTGCCATCGAAACGCGAGCCCAGGCTGCGCCCGCTCCTGCCGAAATCAGGGCGCTGATCCATGTTCAGGCGGTGGATGGGGAACGGCCTTCCGATTTCCTGGCAAACCCTCTGGTATGCTGGGCCGCCGAGGAAAACGCGCTCATTGTCGACCCGGTAGCGTGTTATGTTGCGCGAGCTGCGGATGATGACCGTGTTCTGTGCCACGGGCAGGCAGTGGTTTTGTATTCCACTGCCGAAATTGCGGTATGACACGAAGGAGAACCATGAGCTTCCGATTCCGAAGTTCACCTCCACGGATGAATCCCATGAGCGATCCCGCCAGGCGAGCGTCTCAGGCGGGAGCGGTGCCCAGCCCACATATCCGGGGCTTTCCCGCCATGTCACCCATGCAGGCGCCCACTGGTTGCCAGGCACCCAAACCCAGCCGACGTTCCTCAGGAGCGCCCAGCGCCCGTAGTGGTAACAGGCCCAGCCGAATGGCTCGTCGGAGACCCATGTCCAGCCCTGGTTGGTGAATGCCCAGCGGCCGCGGGTGTAGGGCCGCCATGAAGAATCGCGCACGACCGTGGGCTGATAGACATAGCCGTAGTCCGAGCTGTTGAACCATGATCCGTAATTCGCCAGCGGGCGGTAGAAATTGTCAAAATCCCCTGTCGGGCCACTGACATAGGTTTTCCGTGTGACCGGCAGGGCACGGAGCGGCTCGCGCCCGGCCATGGACAGCTCCTTTTCCTTCAGCTCGCTCTCCAGTCCGGTGAGCTGCTGCTCGCGCGCATCGATCTCCTCCCGCGCCTGGGAAAGCCTGCCCTCCCTTTCATCGAGCTGCCGCTCACGGAGTGCGAGCGCTTCGGCCGCCGCCGCATCCTGTGCGCTGCGGTCTTGCTCCATCGCGAGGCGCTGCTGATCGATCAAAGTCCGTTCCCTCTCGATCGCCTCCAGCTCTGAGGTGAGTTTCTGGATGGCGAGCTCATCTTCCAGCTGGCGCTGCCGCTCCTGCGCCTCCGCCGCCTTTTTCTCAAGCTCTCCGAGTTTCTTGTCCAATCCCGCATCCCGCTTGTCGCAGGAAACGAGACCGAGGGCGGCGCAGGCCGCAAGCGCGGCGAAGTTCATGGTTTTCATAGGTCGTGGCGACGGGTTCGCAGGGGTTTTGACACGGGGGATGAGGAATTGATTCAAAAACTTTTTCCCTGGCGGGACGCCCTAGCCCTCAGGGTGGCGCAGCGAGGATGAAATCCACATGCGCCGGGATGCCGCCCGCTTCCCCGGAGACCTCGCGCACCAGCTTACCGCCGAGTGCGTGTTCCGCAGCCCGCTGCTCCATCGCAACGGCACGGGGATACTTCGCGAGGATGCTCCCGAGCGGATTGTGGAACTCCCGCAACACGATCCTGCCGCCCTCCGCATCATGAAGGCAGCGGGTGAAACAACCCTCCTGTGAGCGGATTTTCGCAAAAAGCTGCGCCCGGTACAACAGCGTGCTGCCCTTCGCCAACCGCGCTTTCCAGCCCTCCCCCTGATCCTGGAAATACTGGAAAAGCAGCCGGTCCGGCGAGTTCTCGCCGAACATTTTCTGGATCTGATCCAGCATCCCGAGGGTGAATTCCGCTGGGATCGCTGGAAACAGCGCATCGGCCTTTTCAGAAAGGCTGTAGAAAATCTCCGGCCTGCCGATCTCCGTCCGGGGCACCCGGGAGCGTTTGAGATATCCGAGTTTGGTCAGATCCTCGCAATGCTGCTTCACCGTCATGTAGCTGGTCCCCAGGCGGCGCGAAAGCTCGCTCACCGCCAGCCCGCCGGCCTCCTTGAGCTCGGTCAGGGTGGCCAGCCATTGCGGCTTCAGCATGTCGTGGAATGCGGGAAGGAACATCTGCTCGGGACATATCGTAGCCGGGGTTTTTTCCTTGTCCAGCGGGCGCATCGGGCGAGGCTTTCCCACAGTTTATGAAAATTCCGGCCTTCCTCCTGCCCTTGCTCGCGTCGATCTCAATCTCCCATGCCGCCGAGCGCCCGAACATCCTCTTCATCTTCACCGACGACCACGCGCTCCAGGCCATCTCCGCCTACGGCGGGCGTTTCCAGAAAATCGCCCCTACGCCCAACATCGACCGCCTCGCCGCCGAGGGCATGATTTTCGAAAACTCCTTCTGCGGAAACTCGATCTGCGGCCCCTCCCGCGCCTCCATCCTCACCGGCAAGCACAGCCACCTCAACGGCTACGTGGACAACGATTCCGGGCGCTTCGACGGCAGCCAGCAGACCTTTCCCAAGCTCCTCCAAAACGCCGGATACGAGACCGCCCTGATCGGGAAATGGCACCTCGTTTCCGACCCCACAGGCTTCGACCACTGGGAGATCCTCCCCGGACAGGGCAGCTATGTGAACCCTGATTTCATCCAGATGGACGGCTCCGTGAAACGCAGCGAGGGATACGTCACCGACATCGTGACCGACAAGACCATAGCCTGGCTCAAGAACCGCAAGGACAAGTCCAAGCCCTTCGTCCTGATGAGCCAGCAGAAGGCGCCGCACCGCAGCTGGGTGCCCGCACCGCGCCATTACACGCTCTTCGACGACATCGAGATGCCCGAGCCGGAAACCCTCTTCGACGACCATTCCGGCCGCATCGATGCGGTGAAAAACCAGCAGATGACCATCGCCAACCATTTCTTCTGGGGCTGGGACATGTTTCTCCATGGCGAACCCACCGACAAACGCTTCATGGGCGGCCTCGCAAACCAGGAATACGCCCGCATGACAGCCGCGCAGAAAGCCGGATTCGACGCCGCCTACGGCCCGGAGAACGATAAGCTCCTCGCCGCCCTGCCGACCATGACCGACGAGGAACTCACCCGCTGGAAATACCAGCGCTACATCAAGAACTACCTCCGCACCATCCGCGCCGTGGACGAGAACATCGGCCGCACCCTCGAATACCTGGAGGAATCCGGCCTCGCGGAAAACACCGTCGTCATCTACTCCTCCGACCAGGGTTTCTACCTCGGTGAGCACGGCTGGTACGACAAGCGCTGGATGTTCGAGGAATCCTTCAAGATGCCCTTCCTAATCCGCTGGCCCGGCGTCGCCAAGGCCGGGGTGAGGCCGGAGGCGATGATCCAGAACATCGACTACGCCCCCACCTTCCTCGAAATGGCCGGCGCGCCAATCCCGCCCGACATGCAGGGCAAAAGCATCGTCCCCATCCTCAAGGGCGAAGGCAAAACCCCCGAAGGCTGGCGCGACGCCGTCTTCTACCAATACTCCGGCGAGAACACCCACGCCGTCGCCCGCCACGATGGCGTCCGCGACTCCCGCCACAAGCTCATGCACTTCCCCGACACCGACGAGTGGATGCTCTTCGACCTGGAGAAGGACCCGCAGGAAATGAAAAACGTCTTCGCCGACCCCGCCTACGCCGCCGTGGTCGCGAAAATGAAATCCCTCTACGCGGATCTCAAGGAACAATACGGAGCCAACGCCTCCACCTTCCCCATGCACCGCATGAAGGAAGACTGGTGGAAGGAGCGCTGGGCGGCGAAAAACAAGGAAGCCAACACCAGGGAAGCGAAGGCCGCGCAGGTCGTTTTCCTCGGCGACTCCATCACCCAGGCTTGGGAAGAGAAGGGCAAGGATGCCTGGGACAAACACTTCGCGCCAATGGGCGCGCTCAACTGGGGCTACTCCGGAGACCGCACCGAGCACCTCATCTGGCGCCTCCAGAACGGCAACATCCAGCGCATCAATCCCAAGGCCGCCGTCATCCTCATCGGCACCAACAACACCGGCCATGAGAAACGCCCCGCCTCCGAAACCGTCGGAGCCATGAAGTCCGTCCTCGACGATCTCGCATGGAAATGGCCCGAGACGAAAATCGTCCTCATGTCCGTCTTCCCACGCGGAGCCAGCAAGGAAGATCCGCTGCGCATCATCAACGACGAGATCAACGAACAGGTCAAAGCCCTCGCCGACGGCAAGCGCGTCCACCTGTTAGACATCAACGCAAAATACCTCGATACCGAGGGCAACCTCAGCAAAGACAAGTTCCCCGACCTCCTCCACCTAAACCCCGCCGCCTACGACACCTGGGCCGGGGCATTGGCACCGATGCTCAAGGAACTGGGGCTCTGAACGGGCAGGTGCGTCCCCGCCCGATCTGAAAAGGTGGGGATCCCAAGCCAGCTCGATTTCATCGCAGGTTTCACGGAAACACGATACGCCTGGCAAAATCCCGTTGCTTTCCATGAAGATCGGGCTTGGTCTTCCGCCGGGACGCGGGCATTTTCTCACTGCAAAGCATGGACCTGGATATGACAGCTTGCAGGCGGGTGATGGTGACCGGTGGCTGCGGCTTCATCGGCGGGCACTTGGTGCGGGCCTTGCTTGCCGCGGGGAATGAGGTCCTGAACGTGGACAAGCTCACATACGCGGCCGATGCCGGGCTCATCGACGAATTCGCGGGGACGGGGCGGCACCAATTCTTCAAGGCGGACATCGCGGATGCGGATGCGATGCGGATGGCGATGGCTGATTTCCGGCCGGAATGGGTTTTCCACACGGCGGCGGAGAGCCACGTGGACCGCTCGATCGAAGGGCCGCTGGAATTCCTGCGGACAAATCTGCTGGGGACGGGGGCTTTGCTGGAGGCGGCTCGGAGGCAGCGCGTGAAAAATTTCCGCTTCATCCATATCTCCACGGACGAGGTCTATGGCAGCCTCGGGGAGGATGGGGCTTTCGATGAGGAAAGCGGATACGGGCCGCGCTCGCCCTATTCGGCAAGCAAGGCGGGGGCGGACCACCTGGTCCGGGCATGGCACGAAACCTACGGGCTGCCGGTGATCGTGACGCATTGCGGAAACAACTACGGCAGCGGCCAGTTCCCGGAAAAGCTGATACCGCTGGCAATTTCACGGGGCCTGGCGGGCGAGGGAATCCCGGTCTATGGGAGCGGCCGGCAAGTGCGGGACTGGGTGCATGTGGAGGATCACGTCGCGGCGCTCATCGCGGTGGCGGAGCGTGGCAGCATCGGGGAAACCTACTGCATCGGCGCCCGGGACGAGTGGCGCAACATCGATCTCGTGCAGGCGATCTGCGGAGCCCTCGACGAGCTCCGGCCGGATGCTTTCCCCGCCGGGCACGCCTCGCTCATCCGCCATGTGGACGACAGGCCGGGGCATGATTTCCGCTATGCCGTGGATCCGGGGAAAATCATGCGGGAACTGGGCTGGGGAGCACGGAAAAAACTGTCCGCCTGCCTGCCGGGACTTGTCCGCGCGGCGGCCGGCCCCTGAAGTCAGCGGGCCCTGATGGCGGCGACCGCGCGCTCTGCAAGCACCCTGATTTCCGGATCGGGATCCGAGGAGAGCTTTTCCAGGCCGGGCAGCTCCGCATCGGTGCCGACCTTGCCCAGCAGCCTCACCGCGGAGCGGCGCAGCGGCGCATCCTTGGAGCCAAGCTGGGCCAGCAGGCCGGGGATGATGCGTGCGCCGAACCTTGCGTAGTAGGTCTCCCAGTTGCCGGGGCTTTGGATCCAGATCTGGTTGATCGGCGGGATGGCGTCGTCCGCCCCTCCCCTTGACACCAGATCCACGAGGCTTTCGGAAACAATGCCGCCTGCGGCAAGGGAGCTGCGCAGCACCCCGAGCCCGGCTTCCGCCGCCGGGCCGGGCTCTTCCTGCCATACGAGAAGGGCTTTTGCGAGCTGGTCGTGGAAGCTGACGCCGGGCTTGCCGAGCAGATCGGTGAGTGAGCGGCTGATGTCCTTGCGGTAGATCGTCGGCTCCGCATCGGCAAGGCGCTCGACGGCGGCCTGGACGCGGTCGAGGTCGATGTTGCGCAGCTCGTATTGGTTGAGCTCGTAGAAGGCGGGATCCTTTTTGTCGTTGAGCTTCTCGGCGGAGCCGGCGGCGAAGTGCGAGTTGTCCACGCGAACCACGATCACGGCGATCTCCGGGAAAGTGCCCTCCACGGAACCGAGGCGGCCTGCGATCTCAGCCACCTTGGTGATGTCCATGGCCACATCGCTGAGGACCATGAGGTAGTTCCCGTCATCGCGCGGATAGGGATGGGAGGAAAGCGATGCCTCGGTTTCCCGTATGAGGAAATCCCTGGCTATGAACTTGTTCCTCGGCGTGAGGCCGGTGAGGAAGATCCCGAAGGCCTCTTTCCCGTCCGTGGCCTTGCGCATCCTTTCCTGCTCCGCCTCCAGGGGTTTCGTCCCATAGCGCTCACGCATTGCGAGGAGCGGATCCTCATCCTCCTCCTCGGTGCCGAACAACACATCCACATCGGCCGGCCTGAACTCGACGATGTTGTTCTGTGCGAGCGGCTGCCCCTTGAAGAAAAAAGGCAGGCAGACAACACCGGAGCCGAGCAGGACCCCGAAGGCGAAGGCCTTCACCCGCGCCTTGGGGTTTGCGTAAATGAGAAGGACGATGCCAAGCAGGGATGTGAAGCAGGCCACGATGAGCTTGTTTTCCAGCGGCATGACACTGAAAGCGCCCCCGGGATTCACCGCGAAGATGAGCATCAGCGCGATGATGGCCATCAGGGCGACCCCGAAGATGCCCGCGATGATGCGCTGCGGGGAGGCCGGCTCAAGCCGCTCCGGGGAGCTGAACTCCGCGTATCGCATCGTCGCCAAGCCCTCCGGTGCCGCTGCGGACAGCGGAACCCGCTGGAAATGGTTCAGATCCGTCCCGCTGCGCTCCCCGGGGTAGAATTTCTTCGAGCGCAGCACAACATCGTCATTGATGCGGAAACGGGTCTCGCAACCCCCGCACTCGACCATGCGATCCATCAGGTCGGCACCCACGAAAAAGCGCTGCCTGCAATTCGGGCAGCGTATCGTCAGGTTCTCACTGGTGTTTTTCGTGTCGGCCATGTGCCGCGGTAACTTGCCCGAGAGATCTTCCGAATGCAACCACACTTGCGAACGGGTTTTTACTTCGGATAAATTAATGATTGATGTTTCTTTGAAATCAAGCTAAGCCGACATCAATCAACTGAATTGCCATGGATACCTTATCGCTTGCACCCCTGCCATCCGAAACCACCGAGCAAAGCCGCAGCCTCCGGCGCAGTCGCGTAGAGGGCTTCATCGATGAGAATGTGGTTTCCCGGGTCATTGAGAGGGGAGCCTACGACAGGCATCCCGTGCAGCCCGAGGGGATGGCGCTTTCCTCCAGCGAGGACGACTACGCAGGCTGGGCGCTGCCGGTCACATCCCCTTTCCGGGAAATGACGGAGAGTCCATCCACCTCCCCGGCCGTGGTTCGCCTGCCCGGCATGCCGCGCCTCCGGAAAGACGCGGAGCCGGGGGTCGGCGCACCGTATGAGGGCGGGCACCGCTGGTGGCTCTTCGGCATGTCCGGGGCGCTGGCCTGCGGCATCATGGCACTTACATTCCTTGGCATCGCGCAGAGCAAAGGCAGGCCCGGCACGACCGGCATGAACTCCGCCCCGGCCTCCCCGACGAGCCGGGCTGTGGTTCCGGTTACAGCCATCGAGGGGCCGGTCATCTCCCCGGCGCTCACCACCATCCTGCCTGCGGACCGCTGAAGCCCGCCGGCCCGCCGCGAGCTGCCCCATGTGACAATTTTCGCTCGTCACCCCGCACCCGGCCATCCGAGACTGGCGCAGTGATCCACCCCACCGCCATCATTTCGCCGAAAGCCGAGCTCGGCAGGAACGTCCGTGTCGGCCCCTATTGCGTGATCGGCGCGAACGTCACCCTCGGCGATGACTGCGTGCTCCATTCGCACGTTGTGATCGAGGGCACATCCACCTTCGGGAAAGGCAACGAGTTCTTCCCTTTCGCCGTCGTCGGTGGGAAAACCCAGGATCTCAAATACATCGGCGAGCCCACCGCCCTGGAGGTAGGCGACCGGAAC comes from Akkermansiaceae bacterium and encodes:
- a CDS encoding sulfatase-like hydrolase/transferase; translated protein: MKIPAFLLPLLASISISHAAERPNILFIFTDDHALQAISAYGGRFQKIAPTPNIDRLAAEGMIFENSFCGNSICGPSRASILTGKHSHLNGYVDNDSGRFDGSQQTFPKLLQNAGYETALIGKWHLVSDPTGFDHWEILPGQGSYVNPDFIQMDGSVKRSEGYVTDIVTDKTIAWLKNRKDKSKPFVLMSQQKAPHRSWVPAPRHYTLFDDIEMPEPETLFDDHSGRIDAVKNQQMTIANHFFWGWDMFLHGEPTDKRFMGGLANQEYARMTAAQKAGFDAAYGPENDKLLAALPTMTDEELTRWKYQRYIKNYLRTIRAVDENIGRTLEYLEESGLAENTVVIYSSDQGFYLGEHGWYDKRWMFEESFKMPFLIRWPGVAKAGVRPEAMIQNIDYAPTFLEMAGAPIPPDMQGKSIVPILKGEGKTPEGWRDAVFYQYSGENTHAVARHDGVRDSRHKLMHFPDTDEWMLFDLEKDPQEMKNVFADPAYAAVVAKMKSLYADLKEQYGANASTFPMHRMKEDWWKERWAAKNKEANTREAKAAQVVFLGDSITQAWEEKGKDAWDKHFAPMGALNWGYSGDRTEHLIWRLQNGNIQRINPKAAVILIGTNNTGHEKRPASETVGAMKSVLDDLAWKWPETKIVLMSVFPRGASKEDPLRIINDEINEQVKALADGKRVHLLDINAKYLDTEGNLSKDKFPDLLHLNPAAYDTWAGALAPMLKELGL
- the rfbB gene encoding dTDP-glucose 4,6-dehydratase, encoding MTACRRVMVTGGCGFIGGHLVRALLAAGNEVLNVDKLTYAADAGLIDEFAGTGRHQFFKADIADADAMRMAMADFRPEWVFHTAAESHVDRSIEGPLEFLRTNLLGTGALLEAARRQRVKNFRFIHISTDEVYGSLGEDGAFDEESGYGPRSPYSASKAGADHLVRAWHETYGLPVIVTHCGNNYGSGQFPEKLIPLAISRGLAGEGIPVYGSGRQVRDWVHVEDHVAALIAVAERGSIGETYCIGARDEWRNIDLVQAICGALDELRPDAFPAGHASLIRHVDDRPGHDFRYAVDPGKIMRELGWGARKKLSACLPGLVRAAAGP
- a CDS encoding 2-dehydropantoate 2-reductase, translated to MAWDFNKVAIVGSGAIGLYYGGRLAEAGGDVSFLARSDFDEISGNGIRAESVAGGFHLPEAKVFRSAEETGAVDLVIVAWKATANGSLGAVLPPLLHAGTQVLTLQNGLGNCESVAEIVGAERVCGGLCFVCINRIAPGTVSHTSGGRLTIGEFAPGVPGRAEILAARFREAKIPAAATENLLVAQWEKLIWNVPFNGLSVAEGGKDTKELLADPRIEAEIRRLMEEVVAAARAQGISLDQALVDKNIERTRPMDAYRPSTMIDFLEGRELELGPIWEEPMRRAKAAGVEMAALEKLLLRMKRRLAERG
- a CDS encoding MarR family transcriptional regulator, whose translation is MRPLDKEKTPATICPEQMFLPAFHDMLKPQWLATLTELKEAGGLAVSELSRRLGTSYMTVKQHCEDLTKLGYLKRSRVPRTEIGRPEIFYSLSEKADALFPAIPAEFTLGMLDQIQKMFGENSPDRLLFQYFQDQGEGWKARLAKGSTLLYRAQLFAKIRSQEGCFTRCLHDAEGGRIVLREFHNPLGSILAKYPRAVAMEQRAAEHALGGKLVREVSGEAGGIPAHVDFILAAPP